The genomic interval GAAGGAGATTGAAAATATAGCACTGTTTAACACATTATCAGAAAAAGATGTTAAGTTATTAAACCCACTTATTTGGGCCTATATAGGTGATGCAATTTATGAAGCATATGTGAGAACTTACATAATCTCAAAGGGTGCTAAGTCTTCACATAAACTTCATGTGGAATCAATTAAATTTGTTAAGGCAGCAAATCAAGCAAAAATACTTGATAAGCTAAATCCTTATCTAACAGAAGAAGAACTTGATGTTGTAAGGCGTGGAAGAAATACAAAGACATATCATGTCCCTAAAAATGCTAATGTTTTAGATTATAGAATGGCTACAGCGTTTGAAGCATTATTTGGATATTTGTTTTTGTTACATAGAAACGATAGGATTGATGAGATTTTTAAGATTATATTGGGTTTTGAAGGTTTAGAAAATAGTAATAAATGCTTTGAATAATAAAGATTATAAATCGTATAAACTTTTATTAATTGAGGAAATGAGTAGTGAGTGTTATAATTATATAAATTTAGGATGAGGGGGAAAAACGATGATTAATGCTCTAAAGGTTACTCTTATAGCCTATACACCAGAACCTGAAAAGGTAGTTGCATCTGCTGCAAAACTCTGTTACAGCAAAGTTGGAGTTGATGAAATACAACAAAATTTATCGGATGAAAGTATTCAAAGATTTTTAAATATGCTTGTTGAAATAGGGCATGAATCTCCTATAGAACATGTTAGTTTTACCTTTGCAATAGAGGGGGTATCCCGCTCCTTAACACATCAGCTTGTCAGACATAGAATAGCAAGCTATAGCCAGCAAAGTCAGAGATATGTTAAACTTGACCAATTTGAATACATAGTCCCTCCTGCAATAGCCGAAGACGAAGAAGCAAAGGAATTATTTATAAGGGCAATGCAGGATGACCAGAAAATTTATGATAAGCTAGTAGAGATTCTCTTTAATAGACATTTTAATAGACTAATTGAAGAAGGTAAATTAGAAAGTATTGCCAAAAAGTTGGCAGAAAAAATTGCTATAGAAGATGCAAGATATGTTTTTCCAAATGCATGCGAAACCAAAATTGTAGTTACTATGAATGCTAGAAGTTTACTGAACTTTTTCAAACACAGGTGCTGCAACAGGGCACAATGGGAAATACATAGACTTGCTGATGAAATGTTAAAGGAAGTAAAAAAGGTTGCACCTACTATTTTTAAATATGCTGGTCCAAGCTGTGTTCATGATAAATGCCACGAAGGCAATATGAGTTGTGGCAAAATGCTTGAAGTTAAGGAAAAGTATTTGAATTTGTGACAAGAAGGTGATTTCATGTTGAATAAGGCATATTATAAATCCCCTATAGGGATTATTGAAATTGTAGAATACAATGATGCAATAATAAGACTTGATTTTGTCGAGAAAGAAGCGGAATATGATGAAGACATGCCTGAGATGTTGAAAAGATGTCTAATTGAATTGGACGAATATTTTAAAGGAGAACGCAGGGAATTTACAGTTAAAGTAGATTTGTGCGGAACAGATTTTCAAAACAAAGTATGGCAAGAGTTGTGCAATATTCCATATGGAGAGACTATTTCATACAAGGAACAGGCTAAAAGAGTTGGAAATCCAAAGGCGATAAGAGCTGTTGGACTTGCTAATAGTAAAAATCCAGTAGGAATAATAGTTCCATGCCATAGAGTTATTGGTTCAAATGGTAAGCTTACGGGATACGCCGGTGGACTGTGGAGAAAAGAATGGCTTATTGAACATGAAAAAAGAGTTTTAAATAATGCCAAGGGGAATAATATTTTTGAGGTGAAATATAAATGAGAAAAGATAGGCAAAATTATGGGAATAACAAAGAAAGAAGAGATTTTAAAAAAGATGACAGACAAAGAGATAGGGCGCTAAGAGGGGGTAATTTTTTAAACAAAATAAATCAAGAAACAGAAAATATTATAGAGGGAAGAAATCCAGTAATTGAGGCGATTAAATCTGGCAGAACGATTGAGAAGATATATGTTTCTAAGGGTGATGTTGAAGGCTCAATCAAAATGATAATTTCAATGGCTAAAGAAAGAGGGATTGTAATTTCTGAGGTAGAAAGAAAGAGACTAGATGAAATGTCAACCACAATGGCTCATCAAGGGGTTATAGCAATCGTTTCTGATTATAACTATGTTGAAGTTGATGAAATATTAAAATTTGCAAAGCAGAAAAATGAGGACCCATTCATAATTATACTTGATGAAATAGAAGACCCGCATAATTTAGGTTCAATAATAAGGTCGGCAAATGTATTTGGAGCACATGGAGTCATTATTCCAAAAAGAAGGAGTGCACTTGTTACAGCAACTGTAGCAAAGGCTTCTGCTGGGGCTATAGAACATACTAAAATAGCTAAGGTAACTAATCTGAATAAAACTATCGATGAGCTTAAGGAAATGGGGCTCTGGATTGCAGCACTTGATATGGACGGAGAAAACTGCTATAACAAGGACTTAAATGGACCGTTAGCCATAGTAATTGGTAGTGAAGGAAGAGGAGTTTCAAGGCTGGTAAAACAAAATTGTGATTTTGTAGTTAAAATTCCAATGAAGGGAGAAATAAGCTCCCTAAATGCTTCGGTTGCAGCAGGAGTTATAATGTATGAAGTTATAAAACAAAGGGGCATCTGATGTGAACAGGATTAGGACTATTTTCGTGGACGGATATAACGTTATTAATCAATGGGATGAGCTTAAGAAGTTAAAGGATGAAAATCTTGAGGATGCTAGAGATAAACTTGTGGAAATGCTGCAGGAGTATGCTGCATACAAAGGCTGCAGCATTTTCGTTGTGTTTGATGCACATTTAGTGCCTGGAAGCATTGAAAAAAATGAGAAATCTGGAAAGATAAATATTGTGTTTACTAAAGAAGGCGAAACCGCAGACTGCTTCATAGAAA from Caloramator mitchellensis carries:
- a CDS encoding methylated-DNA--[protein]-cysteine S-methyltransferase; the protein is MLNKAYYKSPIGIIEIVEYNDAIIRLDFVEKEAEYDEDMPEMLKRCLIELDEYFKGERREFTVKVDLCGTDFQNKVWQELCNIPYGETISYKEQAKRVGNPKAIRAVGLANSKNPVGIIVPCHRVIGSNGKLTGYAGGLWRKEWLIEHEKRVLNNAKGNNIFEVKYK
- the rlmB gene encoding 23S rRNA (guanosine(2251)-2'-O)-methyltransferase RlmB, whose protein sequence is MRKDRQNYGNNKERRDFKKDDRQRDRALRGGNFLNKINQETENIIEGRNPVIEAIKSGRTIEKIYVSKGDVEGSIKMIISMAKERGIVISEVERKRLDEMSTTMAHQGVIAIVSDYNYVEVDEILKFAKQKNEDPFIIILDEIEDPHNLGSIIRSANVFGAHGVIIPKRRSALVTATVAKASAGAIEHTKIAKVTNLNKTIDELKEMGLWIAALDMDGENCYNKDLNGPLAIVIGSEGRGVSRLVKQNCDFVVKIPMKGEISSLNASVAAGVIMYEVIKQRGI
- the thyX gene encoding FAD-dependent thymidylate synthase, whose amino-acid sequence is MINALKVTLIAYTPEPEKVVASAAKLCYSKVGVDEIQQNLSDESIQRFLNMLVEIGHESPIEHVSFTFAIEGVSRSLTHQLVRHRIASYSQQSQRYVKLDQFEYIVPPAIAEDEEAKELFIRAMQDDQKIYDKLVEILFNRHFNRLIEEGKLESIAKKLAEKIAIEDARYVFPNACETKIVVTMNARSLLNFFKHRCCNRAQWEIHRLADEMLKEVKKVAPTIFKYAGPSCVHDKCHEGNMSCGKMLEVKEKYLNL
- a CDS encoding NYN domain-containing protein, which encodes MRTIFVDGYNVINQWDELKKLKDENLEDARDKLVEMLQEYAAYKGCSIFVVFDAHLVPGSIEKNEKSGKINIVFTKEGETADCFIERSIYQYLKSGAVAVVTSDYLEQRITLQMGGIRITPNEFLHELKAVENVITEKSKISYSQRKNTLEEFINKDILEKLERMRRNL
- a CDS encoding Mini-ribonuclease 3 gives rise to the protein MKEIENIALFNTLSEKDVKLLNPLIWAYIGDAIYEAYVRTYIISKGAKSSHKLHVESIKFVKAANQAKILDKLNPYLTEEELDVVRRGRNTKTYHVPKNANVLDYRMATAFEALFGYLFLLHRNDRIDEIFKIILGFEGLENSNKCFE